One Branchiostoma floridae strain S238N-H82 chromosome 15, Bfl_VNyyK, whole genome shotgun sequence DNA window includes the following coding sequences:
- the LOC118431255 gene encoding receptor-type tyrosine-protein phosphatase delta-like isoform X3: MREDADVKPKLFSRTVNVGDPVTLEMVRNADSTRTGDLEWRKDGAVLQGETSLTLNIGSVQESHEGIYECYYRGTYSDRKQGIMRLIVRACTDNRYGSDCSGDCPVCYNGGVCHDQTGECVCPPGFRGTHCETACPSGRFGKTCSRSCSGGCQGQLMTVPDPMGCTCPPGLTGMTCEDACSEGMYGASCTQTCHCRSGPSACNRETGACTGGCAAGWIGNSCQIMPPMITHHPMDQTVDIGLQANFTCSSTGVPIPVITWYNDSSAITVGGQISVVNGEGVVTSTLTITSVSREDNGEYKCTSSNAAGDHTSQGATLKVQEPPDDVRVTVTAVNSTALQVTWTVGVTGNHDITDSRVRYRSDINGQWSPHLPWTFTGISGTNGSVIFSDLLPGVRYLAIVSVRNALGWSKTGWAHGYTDEAPPGPPHGLQATPTSHNTVHLVWQPPVRTNGVISGYTVQYQASSSCDSLEFSQELTTTDDSTTVVIGDLVPYTNYTFRVRGATSAGGGDFSGCNITRTPEYYPTAPAILKFEDQHDCNCDASNVARQVALRIQFRRPDKIYGHLQAYRVSLYNRTGGEPFYQENVTSGLQQENLTVIVSSAQIQPARNYSVTVSAINNVYQGNESHPLVAQTSDGCPDAPTVESLVTDDSCGFLLTPPLHTRGKLKGHIVTRTVIPRHQYPDDSNAEVTRKTLHASVHHWSELKQNLSANSVIHFTVRAVTCGEGGKSEEVTCEVTRVEPPSIIPLPTGPPMIPTANSFHMELPDVSERNGPISCCQVIVVKMGKDETLDSLERRVGAPDVILTDEAPQQGQTEPYVALGLSGEEYKQTVSQGVDIGTGEVCEHECCRRSEVSTAGFANDPGNKELEPATKYTAVVRVYVDTSKSGGRRRRDIERTFSTSLFIQPVTTQDVVSTAVIPIAVGAAVGVLLVLVVVLGILLYRRQEARKKKVPVNLPLTPVAPADEPQGVVGPSVDPEEEVSVKPKPKPGPKPKLAKKPSIAMQIPNFDEPISIRNLEAEFDLRAANGNQFFSEEFSALPAKLGREHAEAYYSDFNTGKNRFKNIIAYDNARVQLTPIADNPGSDYIHASYIDGYSVPRKFIATQGPLPNTVDDFWRMMWETGSKVIVMVTNLKENNKQKCTQYWPDSGKQTYGNIDVTLADTIPTVDQVTRIFLVTKEGVPGRRQVTQFHFLGWPDYGLPRSPMGLLKFHRTVVTKTTTKDTPIVVHCSAGVGRTGTFITVDTMLEMMQAEEKVDVFGFVSRMRQNRSNMVQTEAQYVFIYRALLEQHLYGDTEVEVANIQHYMHKLRTEKPGVDKTGFEIEFEKLTRLPVDRSNMRCGNLPNNMNKNRVLQILPYDTRRVFLQHKRGVTDSDYINASFIDGYREKDVYIATQGPLDRTVEDFWRMVWEWNSCSIVMITELKEKGRNKCTLYWPETGQKTFGEVVVSAQGVDSFGDYDLRTFTVTHAKDKARTVQQFHFHGWPEVGIPDNAAGMIELIGQVQKQQQQSGNGPITVHCSSGAGRTGTFCAISTVLERVKAEGICDVFQVVKALRQQRPHMVQTLDQYQFCYQAVVEYLDSFDNYANFR; the protein is encoded by the exons ATGAGAGAAGACG CCGACGTAAAGCCCAAGCTGTTCTCCCGTACTGTAAACGTGGGAGACCCGGTAACGTTGGAGATGGTTCGGAACGCAGACTCAACCAGGACTGGTGACCTGGAGTGGAGGAAGGACGGAGCTGTCCTACAGGGGGAGACGTCTCTCACACTCAACATCGGCAGTGTCCAAGAATCACATGAGGGGATCTATGAGTGCTACTATCGAGGGACTTATTCTGACAGGAAGCAGGGCATCATGAGGCTAATAGTTAGAG CATGTACAGATAACAGATACGGATCCGACTGTTCCGGTGACTGTCCTGTCTGTTATAATGGAGGAGTTTGTCATGACCAGACAGGCGAGTGTGTCTGTCCTCCGGGCTTCAGGGGAACTCACTGTGAGACTG CATGTCCATCTGGACGTTTCGGTAAGACCTGTAGCCGCAGCTGCAGTGGAGGGTGTCAGGGACAGCTGATGACGGTTCCGGATCCGATGGGGTGCACCTGTCCTCCGGGACTCACCGGAATGACTTGTGAAGACG CATGTTCCGAAGGCATGTACGGCGCAAGCTGCACTCAAACCTGCCACTGCCGATCCGGACCGTCAGCCTGTAACAGGGAAACCGGAGCGTGTACCGGTGGGTGTGCGGCTGGCTGGATAGGGAACTCCTGTCAGATAA TGCCTCCTATGATAACACATCATCCCATGGATCAAACAGTAGATATTGGGCTTCAAGCAAACTTCACATGTAGCAGTACAGGTGTTCCAATACCTGTGATCACCTGGTACAATGACAGCAGTGCCATCACAGTTGGAGGACAGATCAGTGTGGTGAACGGTGAAGGCGTGGTTACCAGCACACTAACCATTACATCTGTGAGCCGTGAGGATAACGGAGAGTACAAGTGTACGTCATCTAATGCTGCTGGGGACCACACGTCACAGGGGGCTACACTCAAGGTGCAAG AACCCCCAGACGATGTAAGAGTGACTGTGACCGCTGTGAACTCTACGGCTCTACAAGTCACGTGGACAGTAGGGGTAACCGGCAACCACGACATCACCGACTCCCGTGTCCGTTACAGGAGCGACATCAACGGTCAATGGTCACCTCACCTGCCATGGACGTTTACAGGAATTTCCGGTACAAATGGTTCTGTGATTTTCTCCGACCTGTTGCCAGGCGTTAGGTACCTTGCAATAGTGAGTGTACGAAATGCGCTGGGGTGGAGCAAGACTGGGTGGGCACATGGATACACGGATGAAGCAC CACCGGGTCCACCACATGGTTTACAAGCCACACCGACGTCTCACAACACCGTGCACCTGGTCTGGCAACCACCTGTGAGAACCAACGGAGTCATCAGCGGCTACACAGTACAGTATCAAGCATCTTCGTCGTGTGACTCACTAGAGTTTTCCCAAGAACTTACAACTACGGACGACAGCACGACGGTCGTTATTGGAGACCTGGTCCCGTACACAAACTACACATTCCGGGTACGTGGGGCAACAAGCGCTGGGGGAGGGGACTTCAGCGGCTGTAACATCACAAGGACACCGGAATATT ATCCAACAGCTCCTGCGATCCTCAAGTTTGAAGACCAACACGACTGTAACTGTGATGCGTCCAACGTCGCTCGACAAGTAGCACTGAGGATTCAATTTCGCCGACCGGACAAGATATACGGCCATCTGCAGGCGTACCGAGTCAGCCTGTACAACAGGACCGGTGGGGAACCGTTCTACCAGGAGAACGTGACGTCAGGACTGCAGCAGGAGAACCTGACAGTCATTGTCAGCTCAGCACAAATACAGCCTGCACGGAACTACTCTGTCACT GTGTCTGCTATCAACAACGTTTACCAAGGAAACGAGAGTCATCCACTTGTGGCACAAACAAGTGACGGAT GTCCCGATGCTCCAACTGTAGAAAGCCTAGTCACCGATGACAGCTGTGGATTCTTGTTGACACCACCTTTACATACGCGTGGGAAACTGAAAGGACATATC GTCACACGAACAGTGATACCCCGTCACCAGTATCCAGACGACTCAAACGCAGAGGTAACACGGAAAACGTTGCACGCATCTGTTCATCATTGGTCGGAGCTAAAGCAAAACCTATCCGCCAACTCAGTCATACACTTCACGGTACGGGCGGTCACGTGCGGGGAGGGTGGAAAGAGCGAGGAAGTGACATGTGAGGTTACAAGAGTCG AACCGCCTTCAATCATACCGCTTCCCACTGGCCCTCCCATGATTCCTACTGCCAACTCATTTCACATGGAGCTCCCGGACGTGAGCGAGAGAAATGGGCCTATAAG CTGCTGTCAAGTGATTGTCGTCAAGATGGGGAAAGACGAGACCCTTGACAGCCTAGAGAGACGAGTTGGAGCACCAGACGTTATCCTGACAGATGAAGCACCACAACAAGGACAGACAGAGCCTTACGTAGCTCTTGGCCTTTCGGG AGAGGAGTACAAACAGACAGTCTCCCAAGGAGTGGACATCGGGACGGGAGAGGTGTGTGAACATGAGTGCTGCCGGCGGAGTGAAGTCTCAACAGCCGGCTTCGCAAATGATCCAGGAAACAAGGAGCTGGAGCCGGCAACGAAGTACACAGCAGTGGTGAGGGTGTATGTGGACACTTCCAAATCCGGTGGCAGGCGGAGGAGAGACATCGAAAGG ACGTTCTCTACAAGCCTATTTATACAACCTGTAACTACGCAAG ATGTGGTCAGCACAGCGGTGATTCCCATAGCTGTGGGAGCTGCCGTTGGCGTCCTGCTGGTTCTCGTGGTTGTACTGGGCATCTTACTTTACAG AAGACAAGAGGCCAGGAAGAAGAAGGTCCCAGTAAACCTCCCCCTGACGCCGGTAGCGCCTGCAGATGAGCCGCAGGGTGTGGTCGGGCCTTCTGTGGACCCCGAGGAAGAGGTTTCCGTCAAACCAAAGCCAAAACCAGGACCAAAGCCAAAACTGG CCAAGAAACCATCGATAGCGATGCAGATACCCAACTTCGATGAACCGATATCCATACGAAATCTGGAGGCGGAGTTTGACTTGAGAGCCGCCAATGGCAACCAATTCTTCTCGGAGGAATTTTCG GCGCTTCCTGCCAAACTAGGGCGAGAACACGCCGAAGCTTACTACAGCGACTTCAACACGGGAAAGAATCGGTTCAAGAACATTATTGCAT ACGACAATGCACGTGTACAGCTTACTCCCATTGCGGACAATCCTGGGTCTGACTACATACACGCTTCCTACATAGAC GGCTACAGTGTTCCAAGAAAGTTCATCGCTACCCAAG GTCCATTGCCCAACACCGTGGATGATTTCTGGAGAATGATGTGGGaaactgggtcaaaggtcatcgttATGGTGACCAATCTGAAAGAGAATAATaag CAAAAGTGCACACAGTACTGGCCGGACAGCGGGAAGCAGACCTATGGAAATATTGACGTCACCTTAGCTGACACAATCCCTACCGTGGACCAAGTGACAAGGATCTTTCTGGTTACAAAG GAAGGTGTCCCTGGGCGGCGCCAGGTTACCCAGTTCCACTTCCTCGGCTGGCCGGACTACGGGCTGCCCCGGAGCCCCATGGGATTGCTCAAGTTTCACAGGACAGTGGTTACCAAGACAACCACCAAGGACACACCCATCGTTGTTCACTGCAG TGCCGGTGTTGGCCGCACGGGCACCTTCATCACTGTGGACACCATGTTGGAGATGATGCAGGCTGAAGAGAAAGTGGACGTGTTCGGGTTCGTCTCCAGGATGCGGCAGAACAGGAGCAATATGGTTCAGACAGAG GCCCAGTACGTGTTCATCTACCGCGCTCTGCTGGAACAGCACCTGTACGGAGACACGGAGGTGGAAGTGGCCAACATCCAGCACTACATGCACAAACTCAGGACCGAGAAGCCGGGTGTGGATAAGACTGGCTTCGAGATAGAGTTCGAG AAACTAACCCGGCTACCAGTGGACCGTTCGAACATGCGATGTGGGAACCTTCCCAAtaacatgaacaagaatagagTGCTGCAGATTCTGCCAT ATGACACTAGACGTGTGTTTCTCCAGCACAAACGGGGAGTGACAGATTCCGATTACATCAACGCGTCGTTCATCGat GGCTACCGTGAGAAGGACGTGTACATCGCCACGCAGGGCCCGCTGGACCGGACTGTGGAGGACTTCTGGAGGATGGTGTGGGAGTGGAACTCCTGCTCTATCGTCATGATCACCGAGCTCAAGGAGAAAGGACGA AACAAATGTACCCTCTACTGGCCAGAGACAGGGCAGAAAACTTTCGGGGAAGTGGTGGTCTCAGCACAGGGCGTAGATTCGTTCGGTGACTACGATCTGCGTACATTTACTGTAACACATGCAAAG GACAAAGCCCGCACGGTGCAGCAGTTCCACTTCCACGGCTGGCCGGAAGTCGGTATCCCTGACAACGCCGCCGGGATGATCGAGCTGATTGGTCAGGTTCagaagcagcagcagcagtctGGGAACGGACCAATCACAGTGCACTGCAG CTCAGGAGCCGGCCGCACGGGGACGTTCTGCGCCATCAGCACGGTGCTGGAGCGGGTGAAAGCAGAAGGAATCTGTGACGTGTTCCAAGTCGTAAAGGCGCTCCGGCAGCAGCGGCCTCACATGGTGCAGACACTG GACCAGTACCAGTTCTGTTACCAGGCTGTTGTGGAGTATCTGGACAGCTTTGACAACTACGCCAACTTCCGCTAG
- the LOC118431255 gene encoding receptor-type tyrosine-protein phosphatase delta-like isoform X2, with the protein MREDADVKPKLFSRTVNVGDPVTLEMVRNADSTRTGDLEWRKDGAVLQGETSLTLNIGSVQESHEGIYECYYRGTYSDRKQGIMRLIVRACTDNRYGSDCSGDCPVCYNGGVCHDQTGECVCPPGFRGTHCETACPSGRFGKTCSRSCSGGCQGQLMTVPDPMGCTCPPGLTGMTCEDACSEGMYGASCTQTCHCRSGPSACNRETGACTGGCAAGWIGNSCQIMPPMITHHPMDQTVDIGLQANFTCSSTGVPIPVITWYNDSSAITVGGQISVVNGEGVVTSTLTITSVSREDNGEYKCTSSNAAGDHTSQGATLKVQEPPDDVRVTVTAVNSTALQVTWTVGVTGNHDITDSRVRYRSDINGQWSPHLPWTFTGISGTNGSVIFSDLLPGVRYLAIVSVRNALGWSKTGWAHGYTDEAPPGPPHGLQATPTSHNTVHLVWQPPVRTNGVISGYTVQYQASSSCDSLEFSQELTTTDDSTTVVIGDLVPYTNYTFRVRGATSAGGGDFSGCNITRTPEYYPTAPAILKFEDQHDCNCDASNVARQVALRIQFRRPDKIYGHLQAYRVSLYNRTGGEPFYQENVTSGLQQENLTVIVSSAQIQPARNYSVTVSAINNVYQGNESHPLVAQTSDGCPDAPTVESLVTDDSCGFLLTPPLHTRGKLKGHIVTRTVIPRHQYPDDSNAEVTRKTLHASVHHWSELKQNLSANSVIHFTVRAVTCGEGGKSEEVTCEVTRVEPPSIIPLPTGPPMIPTANSFHMELPDVSERNGPISCCQVIVVKMGKDETLDSLERRVGAPDVILTDEAPQQGQTEPYVALGLSGEEYKQTVSQGVDIGTGEVCEHECCRRSEVSTAGFANDPGNKELEPATKYTAVVRVYVDTSKSGGRRRRDIERTFSTSLFIQPVTTQDVVSTAVIPIAVGAAVGVLLVLVVVLGILLYRRQEARKKKVPVNLPLTPVAPADEPQGVVGPSVDPEEEVSVKPKPKPGPKPKLAKKPSIAMQIPNFDEPISIRNLEAEFDLRAANGNQFFSEEFSALPAKLGREHAEAYYSDFNTGKNRFKNIIAYDNARVQLTPIADNPGSDYIHASYIDGYSVPRKFIATQGPLPNTVDDFWRMMWETGSKVIVMVTNLKENNKQKCTQYWPDSGKQTYGNIDVTLADTIPTVDQVTRIFLVTKEGVPGRRQVTQFHFLGWPDYGLPRSPMGLLKFHRTVVTKTTTKDTPIVVHCSAGVGRTGTFITVDTMLEMMQAEEKVDVFGFVSRMRQNRSNMVQTEAQYVFIYRALLEQHLYGDTEVEVANIQHYMHKLRTEKPGVDKTGFEIEFEKLTRLPVDRSNMRCGNLPNNMNKNRVLQILPYDTRRVFLQHKRGVTDSDYINASFIDGYREKDVYIATQGPLDRTVEDFWRMVWEWNSCSIVMITELKEKGRNKCTLYWPETGQKTFGEVVVSAQGVDSFGDYDLRTFTVTHAKQDKARTVQQFHFHGWPEVGIPDNAAGMIELIGQVQKQQQQSGNGPITVHCSSGAGRTGTFCAISTVLERVKAEGICDVFQVVKALRQQRPHMVQTLDQYQFCYQAVVEYLDSFDNYANFR; encoded by the exons ATGAGAGAAGACG CCGACGTAAAGCCCAAGCTGTTCTCCCGTACTGTAAACGTGGGAGACCCGGTAACGTTGGAGATGGTTCGGAACGCAGACTCAACCAGGACTGGTGACCTGGAGTGGAGGAAGGACGGAGCTGTCCTACAGGGGGAGACGTCTCTCACACTCAACATCGGCAGTGTCCAAGAATCACATGAGGGGATCTATGAGTGCTACTATCGAGGGACTTATTCTGACAGGAAGCAGGGCATCATGAGGCTAATAGTTAGAG CATGTACAGATAACAGATACGGATCCGACTGTTCCGGTGACTGTCCTGTCTGTTATAATGGAGGAGTTTGTCATGACCAGACAGGCGAGTGTGTCTGTCCTCCGGGCTTCAGGGGAACTCACTGTGAGACTG CATGTCCATCTGGACGTTTCGGTAAGACCTGTAGCCGCAGCTGCAGTGGAGGGTGTCAGGGACAGCTGATGACGGTTCCGGATCCGATGGGGTGCACCTGTCCTCCGGGACTCACCGGAATGACTTGTGAAGACG CATGTTCCGAAGGCATGTACGGCGCAAGCTGCACTCAAACCTGCCACTGCCGATCCGGACCGTCAGCCTGTAACAGGGAAACCGGAGCGTGTACCGGTGGGTGTGCGGCTGGCTGGATAGGGAACTCCTGTCAGATAA TGCCTCCTATGATAACACATCATCCCATGGATCAAACAGTAGATATTGGGCTTCAAGCAAACTTCACATGTAGCAGTACAGGTGTTCCAATACCTGTGATCACCTGGTACAATGACAGCAGTGCCATCACAGTTGGAGGACAGATCAGTGTGGTGAACGGTGAAGGCGTGGTTACCAGCACACTAACCATTACATCTGTGAGCCGTGAGGATAACGGAGAGTACAAGTGTACGTCATCTAATGCTGCTGGGGACCACACGTCACAGGGGGCTACACTCAAGGTGCAAG AACCCCCAGACGATGTAAGAGTGACTGTGACCGCTGTGAACTCTACGGCTCTACAAGTCACGTGGACAGTAGGGGTAACCGGCAACCACGACATCACCGACTCCCGTGTCCGTTACAGGAGCGACATCAACGGTCAATGGTCACCTCACCTGCCATGGACGTTTACAGGAATTTCCGGTACAAATGGTTCTGTGATTTTCTCCGACCTGTTGCCAGGCGTTAGGTACCTTGCAATAGTGAGTGTACGAAATGCGCTGGGGTGGAGCAAGACTGGGTGGGCACATGGATACACGGATGAAGCAC CACCGGGTCCACCACATGGTTTACAAGCCACACCGACGTCTCACAACACCGTGCACCTGGTCTGGCAACCACCTGTGAGAACCAACGGAGTCATCAGCGGCTACACAGTACAGTATCAAGCATCTTCGTCGTGTGACTCACTAGAGTTTTCCCAAGAACTTACAACTACGGACGACAGCACGACGGTCGTTATTGGAGACCTGGTCCCGTACACAAACTACACATTCCGGGTACGTGGGGCAACAAGCGCTGGGGGAGGGGACTTCAGCGGCTGTAACATCACAAGGACACCGGAATATT ATCCAACAGCTCCTGCGATCCTCAAGTTTGAAGACCAACACGACTGTAACTGTGATGCGTCCAACGTCGCTCGACAAGTAGCACTGAGGATTCAATTTCGCCGACCGGACAAGATATACGGCCATCTGCAGGCGTACCGAGTCAGCCTGTACAACAGGACCGGTGGGGAACCGTTCTACCAGGAGAACGTGACGTCAGGACTGCAGCAGGAGAACCTGACAGTCATTGTCAGCTCAGCACAAATACAGCCTGCACGGAACTACTCTGTCACT GTGTCTGCTATCAACAACGTTTACCAAGGAAACGAGAGTCATCCACTTGTGGCACAAACAAGTGACGGAT GTCCCGATGCTCCAACTGTAGAAAGCCTAGTCACCGATGACAGCTGTGGATTCTTGTTGACACCACCTTTACATACGCGTGGGAAACTGAAAGGACATATC GTCACACGAACAGTGATACCCCGTCACCAGTATCCAGACGACTCAAACGCAGAGGTAACACGGAAAACGTTGCACGCATCTGTTCATCATTGGTCGGAGCTAAAGCAAAACCTATCCGCCAACTCAGTCATACACTTCACGGTACGGGCGGTCACGTGCGGGGAGGGTGGAAAGAGCGAGGAAGTGACATGTGAGGTTACAAGAGTCG AACCGCCTTCAATCATACCGCTTCCCACTGGCCCTCCCATGATTCCTACTGCCAACTCATTTCACATGGAGCTCCCGGACGTGAGCGAGAGAAATGGGCCTATAAG CTGCTGTCAAGTGATTGTCGTCAAGATGGGGAAAGACGAGACCCTTGACAGCCTAGAGAGACGAGTTGGAGCACCAGACGTTATCCTGACAGATGAAGCACCACAACAAGGACAGACAGAGCCTTACGTAGCTCTTGGCCTTTCGGG AGAGGAGTACAAACAGACAGTCTCCCAAGGAGTGGACATCGGGACGGGAGAGGTGTGTGAACATGAGTGCTGCCGGCGGAGTGAAGTCTCAACAGCCGGCTTCGCAAATGATCCAGGAAACAAGGAGCTGGAGCCGGCAACGAAGTACACAGCAGTGGTGAGGGTGTATGTGGACACTTCCAAATCCGGTGGCAGGCGGAGGAGAGACATCGAAAGG ACGTTCTCTACAAGCCTATTTATACAACCTGTAACTACGCAAG ATGTGGTCAGCACAGCGGTGATTCCCATAGCTGTGGGAGCTGCCGTTGGCGTCCTGCTGGTTCTCGTGGTTGTACTGGGCATCTTACTTTACAG AAGACAAGAGGCCAGGAAGAAGAAGGTCCCAGTAAACCTCCCCCTGACGCCGGTAGCGCCTGCAGATGAGCCGCAGGGTGTGGTCGGGCCTTCTGTGGACCCCGAGGAAGAGGTTTCCGTCAAACCAAAGCCAAAACCAGGACCAAAGCCAAAACTGG CCAAGAAACCATCGATAGCGATGCAGATACCCAACTTCGATGAACCGATATCCATACGAAATCTGGAGGCGGAGTTTGACTTGAGAGCCGCCAATGGCAACCAATTCTTCTCGGAGGAATTTTCG GCGCTTCCTGCCAAACTAGGGCGAGAACACGCCGAAGCTTACTACAGCGACTTCAACACGGGAAAGAATCGGTTCAAGAACATTATTGCAT ACGACAATGCACGTGTACAGCTTACTCCCATTGCGGACAATCCTGGGTCTGACTACATACACGCTTCCTACATAGAC GGCTACAGTGTTCCAAGAAAGTTCATCGCTACCCAAG GTCCATTGCCCAACACCGTGGATGATTTCTGGAGAATGATGTGGGaaactgggtcaaaggtcatcgttATGGTGACCAATCTGAAAGAGAATAATaag CAAAAGTGCACACAGTACTGGCCGGACAGCGGGAAGCAGACCTATGGAAATATTGACGTCACCTTAGCTGACACAATCCCTACCGTGGACCAAGTGACAAGGATCTTTCTGGTTACAAAG GAAGGTGTCCCTGGGCGGCGCCAGGTTACCCAGTTCCACTTCCTCGGCTGGCCGGACTACGGGCTGCCCCGGAGCCCCATGGGATTGCTCAAGTTTCACAGGACAGTGGTTACCAAGACAACCACCAAGGACACACCCATCGTTGTTCACTGCAG TGCCGGTGTTGGCCGCACGGGCACCTTCATCACTGTGGACACCATGTTGGAGATGATGCAGGCTGAAGAGAAAGTGGACGTGTTCGGGTTCGTCTCCAGGATGCGGCAGAACAGGAGCAATATGGTTCAGACAGAG GCCCAGTACGTGTTCATCTACCGCGCTCTGCTGGAACAGCACCTGTACGGAGACACGGAGGTGGAAGTGGCCAACATCCAGCACTACATGCACAAACTCAGGACCGAGAAGCCGGGTGTGGATAAGACTGGCTTCGAGATAGAGTTCGAG AAACTAACCCGGCTACCAGTGGACCGTTCGAACATGCGATGTGGGAACCTTCCCAAtaacatgaacaagaatagagTGCTGCAGATTCTGCCAT ATGACACTAGACGTGTGTTTCTCCAGCACAAACGGGGAGTGACAGATTCCGATTACATCAACGCGTCGTTCATCGat GGCTACCGTGAGAAGGACGTGTACATCGCCACGCAGGGCCCGCTGGACCGGACTGTGGAGGACTTCTGGAGGATGGTGTGGGAGTGGAACTCCTGCTCTATCGTCATGATCACCGAGCTCAAGGAGAAAGGACGA AACAAATGTACCCTCTACTGGCCAGAGACAGGGCAGAAAACTTTCGGGGAAGTGGTGGTCTCAGCACAGGGCGTAGATTCGTTCGGTGACTACGATCTGCGTACATTTACTGTAACACATGCAAAG CAGGACAAAGCCCGCACGGTGCAGCAGTTCCACTTCCACGGCTGGCCGGAAGTCGGTATCCCTGACAACGCCGCCGGGATGATCGAGCTGATTGGTCAGGTTCagaagcagcagcagcagtctGGGAACGGACCAATCACAGTGCACTGCAG CTCAGGAGCCGGCCGCACGGGGACGTTCTGCGCCATCAGCACGGTGCTGGAGCGGGTGAAAGCAGAAGGAATCTGTGACGTGTTCCAAGTCGTAAAGGCGCTCCGGCAGCAGCGGCCTCACATGGTGCAGACACTG GACCAGTACCAGTTCTGTTACCAGGCTGTTGTGGAGTATCTGGACAGCTTTGACAACTACGCCAACTTCCGCTAG